From the genome of Pseudomonadota bacterium, one region includes:
- a CDS encoding TonB family protein, which yields MRSANEETSGPGPGDRGRASAPRAGHAALRWFVVASLAVHLNLALILVLVREPPAAPPRPRAVEVELAVAPAAAPAAEPTLPQSPPLRPAPDRPAPQPLPMRAEAVPAPVPEPQPPAPATPLPPRPLPSRDRARTMVELEAPRSERAPDDARFLSDENRRVELETRAKETTLEVGDESAAIELAMARAPSPRTSAQPPATRPGLRDAPDQAVGHAPAPAPAPAPAPARSAAGARPPRAPLLTMRGATPSAPGSGRALAAEPLVRGEGPAPALGGSAEQSAAARESRPVLSLDHRGYDRVFGAGAERERELALRTPSVARGGAVEGRWRRLRAALENFTPDVRSGNQTALNTRADPFALYIARMHRRIHTRWGFDFLGSLDRKSGQHPLNDPTLRTTIEIAVAPEGAVAKATIVRPSGQLVFDAAALDTVFSAAPFPPTPVAIRSANGQVYMHWSFHRDERQCGTFGVEPFILTQPGDSLRHSRRGAPPREQARPSASPPVLRPRGISGIASATGLGRVGA from the coding sequence ATGCGCTCTGCCAACGAGGAGACCAGCGGACCTGGCCCCGGGGATCGGGGGCGGGCGTCGGCGCCACGCGCCGGTCACGCGGCCCTGCGCTGGTTTGTCGTCGCGTCGCTCGCGGTGCACCTCAACTTGGCGTTGATTCTGGTGCTGGTACGCGAGCCGCCGGCTGCGCCCCCCAGACCGCGGGCGGTCGAGGTCGAGTTGGCGGTCGCGCCAGCGGCGGCGCCGGCAGCGGAGCCGACCTTGCCCCAGTCGCCGCCCCTGCGGCCGGCCCCCGATCGCCCTGCGCCGCAGCCTTTGCCGATGCGAGCTGAGGCTGTGCCTGCGCCTGTGCCCGAGCCGCAGCCGCCAGCGCCAGCGACGCCACTGCCGCCGCGGCCCCTTCCTTCTCGCGATCGGGCGCGGACGATGGTCGAGCTGGAGGCGCCGCGCAGCGAGCGCGCGCCGGACGACGCCCGCTTCCTCTCGGACGAGAATCGCCGGGTCGAGCTGGAGACGCGCGCCAAGGAGACGACCCTCGAGGTGGGCGACGAGTCGGCGGCGATCGAGCTGGCGATGGCACGCGCGCCCTCACCGCGCACGTCGGCGCAGCCTCCGGCCACGCGGCCCGGGTTACGGGACGCCCCGGATCAGGCCGTGGGCCACGCGCCAGCGCCAGCGCCAGCACCAGCACCAGCACCAGCGCGATCCGCGGCTGGCGCGCGCCCACCGCGTGCACCGCTATTGACGATGCGCGGCGCGACGCCTTCCGCTCCCGGATCCGGGCGCGCCCTGGCGGCCGAGCCTCTGGTTCGCGGCGAGGGTCCCGCGCCGGCGCTCGGTGGAAGCGCGGAGCAGTCCGCAGCGGCGCGCGAATCGCGGCCGGTGCTCTCGCTCGACCACCGCGGCTATGATCGCGTGTTTGGCGCGGGCGCCGAGCGCGAGCGCGAGCTCGCGCTGCGGACGCCCTCGGTCGCGCGCGGAGGCGCGGTGGAGGGGCGCTGGAGGCGGCTGCGGGCGGCGCTGGAGAACTTCACGCCCGACGTGCGCTCCGGCAACCAGACCGCGTTGAACACGCGTGCTGACCCCTTCGCGCTCTACATCGCTCGCATGCATCGACGGATTCATACGCGCTGGGGCTTCGACTTCCTCGGCAGCCTGGATCGCAAGTCAGGCCAGCACCCACTCAACGACCCGACGCTGAGGACGACGATTGAGATCGCCGTGGCGCCCGAGGGGGCGGTGGCGAAGGCGACGATTGTGCGGCCCAGCGGCCAGCTCGTCTTCGATGCGGCCGCGCTCGACACGGTCTTCAGCGCGGCGCCCTTCCCGCCGACACCGGTGGCGATTCGCTCGGCCAACGGGCAGGTCTACATGCACTGGAGCTTTCACCGCGACGAGCGCCAGTGTGGCACCTTCGGGGTCGAGCCCTTCATCCTCACGCAGCCCGGCGACAGCCTGCGCCACAGCCGGCGCGGCGCGCCGCCCAGGGAGCAGGCGAGGCCCAGCGCTTCACCTCCTGTCCTGCGCCCGCGCGGGATCTCGGGGATCGCCTCGGCGACTGGGCTGGGGCGTGTTGGGGCCTAG
- the accB gene encoding acetyl-CoA carboxylase biotin carboxyl carrier protein yields the protein MANEDVNKTEGRAQSLAEVRALARILRQYDLSELEVETDEGRVRLKRSSGAARVQPAVAAVAIDDAAGVATSGAGERSRGTNASPEVAAKTITSPFVGTFYRAASPDAAPYVEVGQTVRRGQTLCIIEAMKLMNEIEAERDARILEVLVNSGDSVEFGQALFRVDGA from the coding sequence ATGGCAAATGAAGATGTGAACAAGACTGAAGGCCGAGCGCAGTCACTGGCCGAGGTCCGGGCGCTGGCGCGTATTCTGCGCCAGTACGACCTGAGCGAGCTCGAGGTCGAGACGGACGAGGGCCGCGTCAGGCTCAAGCGTAGCTCGGGCGCGGCGCGCGTGCAGCCAGCGGTTGCGGCAGTCGCGATCGACGATGCGGCCGGCGTCGCGACGTCCGGTGCCGGCGAGCGGTCGCGTGGTACGAATGCTTCGCCCGAGGTGGCGGCCAAGACCATCACCTCGCCCTTCGTCGGTACCTTCTATCGCGCGGCCAGCCCCGACGCAGCGCCCTACGTCGAGGTCGGGCAGACGGTGCGCAGGGGCCAGACCCTGTGCATCATCGAGGCGATGAAACTGATGAACGAGATCGAGGCCGAGCGCGATGCGAGGATCCTCGAGGTCCTCGTCAATAGCGGCGACTCCGTCGAGTTCGGTCAGGCGCTCTTTCGCGTCGACGGCGCCTGA
- a CDS encoding RNA-binding protein encodes MGTRLYVGNLGFGTTDTELRAAFEQDGRTVVEAKIVTDRETGRSRGFGFVEMGSAADAQAAVSALDGQELDGRRLKVNEARERESRGGGGGGGWGGPGGGGGGGGGGGGRGREGGGGGGPGGRQGQGRRW; translated from the coding sequence ATGGGAACACGTCTCTATGTGGGCAACCTGGGTTTCGGGACGACGGATACGGAGCTGCGCGCTGCTTTCGAGCAGGATGGGCGCACCGTTGTCGAGGCGAAGATCGTTACAGACCGCGAGACTGGCCGTTCACGCGGCTTCGGTTTCGTCGAAATGGGCTCAGCAGCCGATGCACAGGCAGCAGTCTCCGCGCTCGACGGCCAGGAACTCGACGGTCGGCGCTTGAAGGTCAACGAGGCGCGTGAGCGCGAGTCGCGTGGTGGCGGCGGCGGCGGCGGCTGGGGCGGACCCGGCGGCGGCGGCGGCGGCGGCGGCGGCGGCGGCGGTCGTGGCCGCGAGGGCGGCGGCGGCGGCGGCCCAGGCGGACGCCAGGGCCAGGGCAGGCGCTGGTAA
- a CDS encoding cupin domain-containing protein: MENLWRLPEALADGTERSELLAEGPGARIERIVSSGHRTPDGAWYDQPRDEWVVLLQGAARLGYADGTTRELRAGDWLLLPAHCRHRVEQTSSAPPCIWLAVHAALRP, from the coding sequence GTGGAGAACCTCTGGCGGCTACCCGAGGCGCTTGCGGATGGGACTGAGCGCAGCGAGCTGCTCGCGGAGGGACCCGGCGCGCGGATCGAGCGCATCGTCTCCTCTGGTCACCGCACGCCCGACGGCGCGTGGTACGACCAGCCGCGGGACGAATGGGTCGTGCTCCTGCAGGGGGCGGCGCGGCTTGGTTACGCCGATGGAACGACCCGCGAGCTGCGCGCCGGCGATTGGCTGCTGCTTCCCGCGCACTGCAGGCACCGCGTCGAGCAGACGAGCAGCGCGCCGCCCTGTATCTGGCTCGCCGTCCACGCCGCGCTGAGGCCCTGA
- a CDS encoding biopolymer transporter ExbD has product MAGGAGLHDDDHEERLITEINVTPMVDIMLVLLIVFMVTASFIVSPSMKVELPSGSGKAQADRQPDVVVVVNRSGGIEMRQRKLSLEQMVETLRREHQAKPSARLLVVADRKAYHGTVVRVMDAARSIGFERLGVAVEGQP; this is encoded by the coding sequence ATGGCGGGCGGTGCCGGGCTGCACGACGATGACCATGAGGAGCGCTTGATCACCGAGATCAACGTGACGCCGATGGTCGACATCATGCTCGTGCTCTTGATCGTCTTCATGGTCACGGCGAGTTTCATCGTCAGCCCGTCGATGAAGGTCGAGCTCCCCAGCGGCTCCGGTAAGGCTCAGGCCGATCGGCAGCCGGACGTGGTCGTGGTGGTCAACCGCAGCGGCGGCATCGAGATGCGCCAGCGGAAGCTGTCGCTCGAGCAGATGGTGGAGACGCTGCGCCGCGAGCATCAAGCCAAGCCCTCCGCTCGGCTGCTGGTCGTGGCGGACCGCAAGGCGTATCATGGCACGGTGGTACGGGTGATGGACGCGGCGCGCTCGATCGGTTTCGAGCGGCTGGGTGTAGCGGTGGAAGGCCAGCCCTGA
- a CDS encoding YdcF family protein, with protein sequence MFFFLSKSLALLTQPLFLGLLALLGAWGLRRAQRWRQLRWLCVALAFVTLGLFSCGAIANLLLAPLERAYPRSPALPTAPGAIVLLGGTTDPETLARGPYELNAAADRFVEALRLAQRYPRAVLLISGGSSALLQRTEREADVLAPLARELGVTGSRLRIDNQARNTHENARYSARLLGDVRGPVLLVTSAFHMRRAVACFAKVGLKVVPWPVDYQQVTLSSARNWLPRAIALDRSTMALREYLGLLAYRIAGYL encoded by the coding sequence GTGTTCTTCTTCCTGTCGAAATCGCTTGCGCTGCTGACGCAGCCTTTGTTCCTTGGGCTCCTGGCGTTGCTCGGAGCTTGGGGCCTGCGCCGCGCGCAGCGCTGGCGGCAACTACGCTGGCTCTGCGTGGCGCTGGCCTTCGTCACCCTCGGGCTCTTCAGCTGCGGCGCGATCGCCAACCTCCTGCTCGCGCCCCTGGAGCGCGCCTATCCCCGCTCGCCCGCGCTGCCGACGGCGCCCGGGGCCATCGTGCTGCTGGGGGGCACCACCGACCCGGAGACCCTCGCCCGTGGGCCCTACGAGCTCAACGCTGCGGCCGATCGCTTCGTCGAGGCGCTGCGGCTGGCGCAGCGCTACCCGCGTGCAGTGCTGTTGATCTCGGGTGGGTCGAGCGCCCTGCTCCAACGCACCGAGCGCGAGGCCGACGTGCTCGCGCCGCTGGCCCGCGAGCTCGGCGTGACGGGATCGCGCCTCCGCATCGACAACCAGGCCCGCAATACCCATGAGAACGCACGCTACAGCGCCCGCCTGCTCGGCGACGTGCGGGGACCGGTGCTGCTGGTGACCTCCGCGTTTCACATGCGGCGGGCGGTGGCCTGCTTCGCCAAGGTCGGCCTGAAGGTCGTTCCCTGGCCGGTGGACTACCAGCAGGTGACGCTCAGCAGCGCCCGCAACTGGCTGCCACGGGCGATCGCCTTGGACCGCAGCACGATGGCGCTGCGCGAGTACCTTGGCTTGCTCGCTTACCGCATCGCCGGCTATCTCTAG
- a CDS encoding tetratricopeptide repeat protein has protein sequence MVAKVNKTKVINAAQKFVQKGQYERAIREYARIVDEDPRDVRIWLKIGDLWAKHGDQRQAVDTYLKVAEFYSEQGFYLKAVAVYKQILNIDSTQVNINLKLAELYRQLGLLNDAIQQYERVASYFQQQERGKDAIGALRQVVELAPENVATRIKLAELCSKEQLRAEAVVEFTQAADQLRAAGRIDDFIKVAERLVYHDPEQVAVVKELAALYLRRRDPRRALQKLQVAFKADPRDEDTLQHLAEAFQDLGQVPKTISVLKELARIQREGGRPERATVTFERVLELAPDDAEARSALGSAVGAAGRSRSSLQPALPALNSDEMPALPVVVERISPPTTGSAAHAPLPQSPTLVEVPAPLTALPSDERAENAARIVAEADVYIKYGLLDKAVGHLRQVFGYEPENIEARLRLADLYRQLGRPGAASTELLSVARTIAAEDPLGASRQLHDALSLDPGNADARALLARLDGGAAGLGGRGPAEELDQETIDITDGLDAVGSIDLEAEDIVEEIVVESSGLYRPDDPRIGLDTDVQATAVGAAAEVLNIELEEFEEGTGSIAVRGEAVDTLGGVTPTSDVIQLPLQAGRDLLQERLQRQEAAGTGLADDLEEADFFIQQALFAEARAILTELATRYPGHPLIEGKFSEVEAMQSQQGPAPSASAETSAAAHDLAAALASELSLHGASTNESVAESTYELDDGLQDVKQGVTAHGVQVEDYDTHYDLGIAYREMGLQDDAIGQFRIAMRAPAKEVLCHLMVGLCLRDKGELAEAINELKTGLYVEGISEREAVALYFELGQSYDQFDDDAEALYYYEKVLKRDPTFREASDRVAILRERLGATDRDGESAAMHDDDAGASATFPAPRT, from the coding sequence TTGGTCGCTAAAGTCAACAAGACCAAAGTAATCAACGCTGCACAGAAGTTCGTGCAGAAGGGTCAGTACGAGCGCGCGATCCGCGAATACGCGAGAATCGTTGATGAAGATCCGCGCGATGTGCGCATCTGGCTCAAGATCGGCGATCTGTGGGCCAAGCATGGGGATCAGCGGCAGGCGGTCGACACCTACCTGAAGGTGGCCGAGTTCTATTCGGAGCAGGGCTTCTACTTGAAGGCGGTCGCCGTCTACAAGCAGATCCTCAACATCGACTCGACCCAGGTCAACATCAACCTCAAGCTCGCGGAGCTCTATCGGCAGCTTGGGCTGCTCAACGATGCCATCCAGCAGTACGAGCGGGTCGCCTCTTACTTCCAGCAACAGGAGCGCGGCAAGGACGCGATCGGCGCGTTGCGGCAGGTTGTCGAGCTCGCGCCGGAGAACGTCGCGACGCGCATCAAGTTGGCCGAGCTCTGCAGCAAGGAGCAGCTCCGCGCCGAGGCGGTCGTCGAGTTCACGCAGGCCGCTGATCAATTGCGCGCGGCTGGAAGAATCGACGATTTCATCAAAGTTGCCGAGCGCTTAGTCTACCACGATCCCGAGCAGGTCGCGGTCGTCAAGGAGCTCGCTGCGCTCTACCTGCGGCGCCGCGATCCGCGCCGAGCGCTGCAGAAGCTGCAGGTTGCCTTCAAGGCAGACCCTCGTGACGAGGATACGCTGCAGCATTTGGCCGAGGCCTTCCAGGATCTCGGTCAGGTGCCGAAGACGATTTCAGTGCTCAAGGAGCTGGCGCGCATTCAGCGCGAGGGCGGTCGTCCTGAGCGCGCCACTGTCACCTTTGAGCGCGTGCTCGAGTTGGCGCCCGATGACGCCGAGGCGCGCTCCGCGTTGGGCAGCGCGGTCGGTGCGGCCGGCCGCTCGCGCTCAAGTCTGCAACCCGCCCTGCCCGCGCTGAACAGCGACGAGATGCCCGCTCTGCCGGTGGTGGTGGAGCGAATCAGTCCGCCAACGACCGGTTCGGCCGCCCATGCTCCGTTGCCGCAGTCGCCGACCTTGGTCGAGGTGCCGGCGCCGCTGACGGCGCTGCCGAGCGACGAACGCGCCGAGAACGCGGCGCGCATCGTCGCCGAGGCCGACGTCTACATCAAATACGGGCTGCTGGATAAGGCCGTCGGTCATCTGCGGCAGGTCTTCGGCTACGAGCCCGAGAACATCGAAGCGCGGCTGCGGCTGGCCGATCTCTATCGCCAGCTTGGACGACCCGGGGCGGCCAGCACCGAGCTGCTCTCGGTCGCGCGGACGATCGCGGCCGAGGATCCGCTCGGCGCCTCGCGGCAGCTCCACGATGCGCTGAGCCTGGACCCGGGCAACGCCGACGCTCGCGCGTTGTTGGCGCGCCTCGACGGTGGCGCGGCCGGTCTGGGCGGGCGGGGGCCTGCGGAGGAACTCGACCAGGAGACGATCGACATCACGGACGGCCTCGACGCGGTCGGCTCGATCGACCTGGAGGCCGAGGACATCGTCGAGGAGATCGTCGTCGAGAGCTCGGGTCTCTATCGCCCCGACGACCCCAGGATCGGACTGGACACCGATGTGCAGGCGACCGCCGTGGGGGCCGCCGCCGAGGTGCTCAACATCGAGCTCGAGGAGTTCGAAGAGGGAACGGGGAGCATCGCCGTCCGCGGCGAGGCCGTCGACACGCTGGGAGGGGTGACGCCGACCTCCGATGTGATTCAGCTCCCGCTGCAGGCGGGTCGGGACCTGCTGCAGGAGCGGCTCCAGCGGCAAGAGGCCGCTGGAACGGGCCTCGCTGACGATCTAGAGGAAGCGGACTTCTTCATCCAGCAGGCCCTGTTTGCCGAGGCCCGCGCGATCTTGACGGAGCTGGCGACACGCTACCCAGGCCACCCGCTGATCGAGGGGAAGTTCAGTGAAGTTGAGGCGATGCAAAGCCAGCAGGGGCCTGCGCCGTCGGCCTCGGCCGAGACGAGCGCGGCCGCCCACGACCTCGCCGCGGCGTTGGCGAGCGAGCTGAGCCTGCACGGCGCCTCGACGAACGAGTCGGTCGCGGAGTCCACCTACGAGCTCGACGACGGCTTACAGGACGTCAAGCAGGGCGTGACAGCGCACGGCGTCCAGGTCGAGGACTACGATACGCACTACGATCTCGGCATCGCCTACCGCGAGATGGGCTTGCAGGACGACGCCATCGGTCAGTTTCGTATCGCGATGCGAGCGCCCGCCAAGGAGGTGCTCTGCCACCTGATGGTCGGGCTCTGCCTGCGCGACAAGGGCGAGCTTGCCGAGGCGATCAACGAGCTGAAGACGGGGCTCTACGTCGAAGGCATCTCCGAGCGCGAGGCGGTCGCCCTCTACTTCGAGCTCGGCCAGTCCTATGACCAGTTCGACGACGATGCCGAGGCGCTCTACTACTACGAGAAGGTGCTGAAGCGCGACCCGACCTTTCGCGAGGCGAGCGATCGCGTGGCGATCCTGCGCGAGCGGCTCGGAGCGACCGATCGTGACGGTGAGTCGGCAGCGATGCATGATGACGACGCTGGCGCGAGCGCGACCTTCCCAGCGCCGAGGACCTGA
- a CDS encoding MotA/TolQ/ExbB proton channel family protein: MDIVQLLLKTMIVTGASWVLWSLVALSVLSLGIILERAFVFHRIAGDAADLGERLVTYLEVGDLERARRMVGPLASVAARVAYEGLLAYEKGPESAAEAMAAAKAIQRTRMEERLAILGTLGNNAPFIGLFGTVIGIIKAFHDLSVDSAGAAKAVMAGISEALVATAMGLFVAIPAVMAFNYFQRRIRAQLTASDGLVHLLLAELRRRPSAAAPAPRG, encoded by the coding sequence ATGGACATCGTTCAGCTCCTGCTCAAGACCATGATCGTCACCGGCGCGAGCTGGGTGCTCTGGTCGCTCGTCGCGCTCTCGGTGCTGAGCCTCGGCATCATCCTCGAGCGCGCCTTCGTCTTCCATCGGATCGCCGGTGACGCCGCCGACCTCGGCGAGCGCCTCGTCACCTATCTAGAGGTCGGCGACCTCGAGCGGGCGCGGCGGATGGTCGGGCCGCTGGCCTCGGTCGCGGCCCGCGTGGCCTACGAGGGCCTGCTCGCCTACGAGAAGGGGCCTGAATCCGCCGCCGAGGCTATGGCGGCGGCGAAGGCGATACAGCGCACCCGGATGGAGGAGCGCCTCGCGATTCTCGGGACGCTCGGCAACAACGCGCCCTTCATCGGGCTCTTCGGCACGGTCATCGGTATTATCAAGGCCTTCCACGACCTCTCGGTGGACAGCGCGGGCGCCGCGAAGGCCGTCATGGCCGGGATCTCCGAGGCGCTGGTGGCGACGGCGATGGGGCTCTTCGTCGCGATTCCCGCCGTGATGGCCTTCAACTACTTCCAGCGGCGCATCCGGGCGCAGCTGACTGCCTCTGACGGCCTGGTGCACCTCCTGCTGGCCGAGCTGCGGCGCCGGCCGAGCGCGGCGGCGCCGGCTCCACGGGGATAG
- the accC gene encoding acetyl-CoA carboxylase biotin carboxylase subunit, whose translation MTPARRTFSKVLIANRGEIALRILRACREVGLRTVAVYSQADAEALHVRFADQAVCIGPAPARDSYLNIPAIISAAEITGADAVHPGYGFLAESAEFAELCERCGLVFIGPSPRLMGLMGDKVRARAAMAAAGVPILPGSGVLATEAELRSAARAIGYPLIIKACAGGGGRGMKIVGDESTLLASWTTARSEAEAGFGNPDVYVERFISAPRHIEIQVMGDRHGKVVHLGERECSIQRRHQKLVEEAPSAILSPADRAQLGALAVRACAAVGYDNAGTLEFLRDESGHCYFMEMNTRLQVEHTVTELVAGVDLVQAQLAVAAGEPLAWNQDQLQLRGHAIECRINAEDPVTFAPSPGRITALHWPGGYGVRVDTAAYAQYVVPPHYDSLIAKLVVWGATRDEAIRRLRRALGELVIEGIVSNVELFREIAASEAFAAARLDTHFLERLVRERKG comes from the coding sequence ATGACCCCAGCCCGGCGCACCTTCTCTAAGGTACTGATCGCCAACCGCGGTGAGATAGCGCTGCGCATCCTGCGCGCCTGTCGTGAGGTCGGTCTGCGCACGGTCGCGGTCTACTCGCAGGCTGACGCTGAGGCGCTGCATGTGCGCTTTGCCGACCAGGCCGTCTGCATCGGGCCGGCGCCGGCTCGCGACTCCTACCTCAATATCCCGGCGATCATCAGCGCGGCCGAGATCACCGGGGCGGATGCGGTGCATCCGGGCTATGGGTTCCTCGCAGAGAGCGCGGAGTTCGCCGAGCTCTGCGAGCGCTGTGGTTTGGTCTTCATCGGGCCCTCACCCCGGCTGATGGGTCTGATGGGCGACAAGGTGCGCGCCCGCGCGGCGATGGCGGCCGCCGGCGTGCCGATCTTGCCCGGATCCGGCGTGCTGGCGACCGAGGCCGAGCTGCGCAGCGCGGCCCGCGCGATCGGCTACCCGTTGATCATCAAGGCCTGCGCCGGTGGCGGCGGCCGGGGCATGAAAATCGTCGGCGACGAGAGCACGCTGCTCGCCTCCTGGACCACGGCCCGAAGCGAGGCCGAGGCGGGCTTCGGCAACCCCGATGTCTACGTCGAGCGCTTCATCTCCGCGCCGCGCCACATCGAGATTCAGGTGATGGGCGACCGTCACGGGAAGGTCGTCCACCTCGGCGAGCGCGAGTGCTCGATCCAGCGCCGGCACCAGAAGCTGGTCGAGGAGGCGCCGTCGGCCATCCTCAGCCCCGCGGATCGAGCGCAGCTCGGGGCGCTCGCCGTGCGCGCCTGCGCGGCGGTGGGCTACGACAACGCGGGCACGTTGGAGTTCCTGCGCGACGAGAGCGGGCACTGCTACTTCATGGAGATGAACACGCGGCTGCAGGTCGAGCACACCGTCACCGAGCTGGTCGCCGGCGTGGACCTGGTCCAGGCGCAGCTCGCCGTGGCCGCAGGTGAGCCCCTGGCCTGGAATCAGGATCAGCTGCAGCTCCGCGGTCACGCCATCGAGTGCCGGATCAACGCGGAGGATCCGGTGACCTTCGCCCCGTCGCCGGGACGCATCACCGCGCTGCACTGGCCGGGCGGTTATGGTGTGCGGGTCGACACCGCGGCCTACGCCCAGTACGTTGTGCCGCCGCACTACGACTCGTTGATCGCCAAGCTCGTGGTCTGGGGTGCCACGCGCGACGAGGCGATTCGCCGCCTACGGCGCGCGCTCGGAGAACTCGTGATCGAGGGAATTGTTAGCAATGTTGAGCTTTTCAGAGAGATCGCAGCGAGTGAGGCCTTTGCCGCGGCGCGGCTGGATACCCACTTCCTGGAGCGACTCGTGCGCGAGCGGAAGGGATGA